The following coding sequences lie in one Glycine max cultivar Williams 82 chromosome 19, Glycine_max_v4.0, whole genome shotgun sequence genomic window:
- the LOC100527174 gene encoding thr-endopeptidase, translated as MERVAESERTLYPYVTGSSVVAIKYKDGILMAADMGGSYGSTLRYKSVERIKPIGKHSLLGASGEISDFQEILRYLDELILYDNMWDDGNSLGPKEVHNYLTRVMYNRRNKFNPLWNALVLGGVKNGQKYLGMVNMIGINFEDNHVATGLGNHLARPILRDEWHENLTFEEGVKLLEKCMRVLLYRDRSAVNKIQISKITDEGATVFPPFSLKTYWEFSAFKNPTVGAEGSW; from the exons ATGGAACGTGTAGCTGAATCCGAGCGAACTCT GTACCCATACGTGACTGGATCCTCTGTAGTCGCTATCAAATACAAAGATGGGATTCTAATGGCCGCTGACATGGGAG GTTCGTATGGATCTACCCTGCGGTACAAGAGTGTTGAGCGTATCAAGCCTATTGGAAAGCATTCTCTTCTTGGTGCTAGCGGGGAGATAAGTGACTTTCAGGAGATTCTGCGTTACCTTGATGAGCTTAT CCTATATGACAACATGTGGGATGATGGGAATTCTCTAGGGCCGAAGGAGGTGCATAATTATTTAACCCGTGTGATGTATAATAGACGTAACAAGTTCAACCCATTGTGGAATGCACTTGTACTTGGTGGGGTGAAAAACGGGCAGAAGTACCTTGGCATG GTTAACATGATTGGCATTAATTTTGAGGACAACCATGTAGCAACCGGGCTTGGAAATCATCTCGCTAGGCCAATTCTCCGTGATGAGTGGCATGAAAACTTGACCTTTGAAGAGGGCGTCAAGTTACTGGAAAAATGCATGCGTGTGCTTTTATACCGTGATAGGTCTGCTGTCAACAAAATCCAG ATATCTAAAATTACAGATGAAGGTGCCACTGTTTTCCCACCATTCTCATTGAAAACGTACTGGGAGTTCTCTGCCTTCAAGAATCCAACTGTGGGCGCTGAAGGTTCATGGTAA